The Leadbettera azotonutricia ZAS-9 genome has a window encoding:
- a CDS encoding PTS sugar transporter subunit IIA yields the protein MIDDDILTIEEVAKYLRVSERTVYDWAQKGEIPSGKIGTVWRFKKSEIEKWVNDRLSANKLLPQSGSVHLETIISPDRVLFLNHSSKRDALMALADNIATAPQVKNHQELIQEILKRDELMSTAIGRGIAIPHVRLSSVTDLVVSVGISQTNIIDFQALDDEPVRILIMIAAAYNQHAYYLQTLSFFSARLKNRELRASLLAAKTSGEVYALLVSAE from the coding sequence ATGATTGATGATGATATCCTAACTATAGAAGAAGTCGCAAAATATCTGCGGGTTTCGGAAAGGACTGTCTATGATTGGGCTCAAAAGGGTGAAATTCCCTCAGGCAAAATCGGCACAGTCTGGCGTTTCAAAAAATCTGAAATTGAAAAATGGGTGAACGACAGGCTTTCGGCCAACAAGCTCCTCCCCCAGTCAGGTTCAGTGCACCTCGAAACCATCATCTCCCCTGACCGCGTACTCTTCCTCAATCATTCTTCCAAGCGGGATGCCCTCATGGCCCTGGCCGACAATATCGCCACTGCCCCCCAGGTAAAAAATCATCAGGAACTGATCCAGGAAATCCTCAAGCGTGACGAGCTTATGAGCACTGCCATAGGCAGGGGCATTGCCATACCCCATGTTCGGCTCTCGTCGGTGACGGACCTGGTGGTTTCGGTGGGGATAAGCCAAACCAATATCATAGACTTTCAGGCCCTGGACGACGAACCAGTGCGCATTCTCATAATGATAGCCGCCGCCTATAACCAGCATGCGTACTATCTCCAGACCCTTTCATTCTTCAGCGCCAGGCTAAAAAACCGGGAGCTCCGCGCTTCCCTTTTGGCTGCCAAGACTTCCGGCGAGGTTTACGCCCTACTTGTCTCGGCGGAATGA
- a CDS encoding HAD family hydrolase, with amino-acid sequence MIMKYKGIIFDCDGTLVDTLGDISASMNKALKGKGYPALPEEAYTDKVGWGIKRLAFLCLPEDVRSDELSAQVAADAVAFYAQSPLIYTKPYPGILSLVSELKSRKLKLAVLTNKPDPIARLVIGGLFPPSSFDAIYGDITGKPRKPDPACTWEILVELGLTTRDVIMAGDSEVDIETAKASECFAVGVTWGYRPRKVLESSGALRIIDKPEELLALL; translated from the coding sequence ATGATTATGAAATATAAAGGGATTATTTTTGACTGCGATGGAACCTTGGTAGACACCCTTGGCGATATTTCCGCATCCATGAACAAAGCCCTCAAGGGGAAAGGCTACCCCGCCCTTCCTGAGGAAGCTTACACCGATAAAGTGGGCTGGGGCATCAAACGTCTTGCCTTCCTCTGCCTCCCGGAGGATGTCCGCAGCGATGAACTCTCGGCCCAGGTGGCAGCCGACGCAGTCGCTTTTTACGCTCAATCCCCCCTTATATACACCAAGCCCTATCCCGGCATACTCAGCCTTGTCTCCGAATTAAAAAGCAGAAAACTCAAGCTCGCAGTCCTCACCAACAAGCCCGATCCCATAGCGCGTCTCGTCATAGGCGGCCTCTTCCCTCCCTCCTCCTTCGATGCGATCTATGGAGACATCACGGGGAAGCCCCGCAAGCCCGATCCTGCCTGCACCTGGGAAATACTTGTCGAGCTTGGCCTTACAACCCGGGATGTTATCATGGCAGGGGATTCTGAAGTGGATATTGAAACCGCCAAGGCTTCGGAATGTTTTGCGGTAGGCGTTACCTGGGGCTACCGGCCCCGGAAGGTTCTTGAAAGCTCAGGCGCCCTGCGCATTATAGACAAACCTGAAGAACTCCTGGCATTATTATAG
- a CDS encoding cytidine deaminase, protein MDKINMDELYAKAREVADRAYAPYSKFRVGAALLADDGTVFTGCNVENRSYGLTICAERTALTKAVSEGRRSFKALAIATPDSDYPVGPCGACRQVLSEFMEPQAPVRFGGNTPERVDTTIGGLLPYDSLYELGKT, encoded by the coding sequence ATGGATAAAATCAATATGGATGAACTTTATGCAAAAGCCCGGGAAGTAGCGGACAGGGCCTATGCTCCTTATTCCAAATTCCGGGTCGGGGCTGCGCTTTTGGCGGATGATGGCACTGTTTTTACCGGCTGCAATGTGGAAAACCGGTCTTATGGCCTTACCATATGCGCCGAGCGCACAGCGCTAACCAAAGCAGTGAGCGAAGGCCGCCGATCTTTCAAAGCCCTGGCCATAGCCACCCCGGACTCGGACTACCCTGTTGGGCCTTGCGGGGCTTGCCGCCAGGTTTTAAGCGAATTTATGGAACCCCAGGCGCCGGTACGTTTTGGGGGCAATACTCCCGAGCGGGTAGATACCACCATTGGCGGCCTCCTTCCCTATGATTCCCTTTACGAATTGGGGAAGACATAG
- a CDS encoding MATE family efflux transporter translates to MTKNLTVGNPALLILSFTFPLLIGNLFQQFYNMADAFIVGRTIGVEALAAVGCTGSFMFLILGFLMNFTMGTSIITSQRFGANNMQGVRRSFGSSIVLGLIVVVVLMIVSILTVRPLLRLLSTPPEIMEAAYSYIIVILWGMPASLLFNICSNSMRAVGDSVTPLIFLVIACIINIIFDYVFILVFHMGVEGAAYATIIAQLVSGLLCIPVIVQKMPILRIARTDLRLNRKEAWEHVRVGFPMGFQMSIIAIGAVTVTYALNRLGALAMAAFTASQKIDMLCSMPLMSFGTAMTTYSAQNYGARKIDRIKTGLIQCAIITCSFSVFMGLLYFFFGRFFSALFLGAEKEAVELSYTYLKINGLFYIMLAWLFISRQCLQGLGRSVVTTAAGIMELVMRIFAAITLSFFFGFTGICFASPLAWLGACIPLTISLVLVFKKLDRQSLAEKKANLYVPI, encoded by the coding sequence ATGACTAAAAATCTGACAGTAGGGAATCCCGCCCTTCTTATACTTTCTTTTACCTTCCCATTGCTCATAGGAAATTTGTTTCAGCAGTTTTATAATATGGCTGACGCTTTTATAGTGGGCCGCACTATAGGGGTCGAAGCTCTGGCTGCGGTGGGCTGCACCGGAAGCTTTATGTTCCTTATTCTGGGCTTCCTCATGAATTTCACCATGGGGACTTCCATAATCACTTCACAGCGTTTCGGCGCAAACAATATGCAGGGTGTGCGCCGCAGCTTTGGTTCAAGCATAGTCCTGGGCCTCATAGTGGTAGTTGTTTTGATGATAGTAAGCATACTTACAGTACGGCCCCTCCTGCGCCTGCTTTCAACTCCGCCCGAGATCATGGAAGCCGCCTACAGTTATATCATTGTCATACTTTGGGGCATGCCTGCGTCCCTGCTTTTCAACATCTGCTCAAATTCCATGAGGGCGGTGGGGGACAGCGTTACGCCCCTCATTTTTCTCGTCATTGCCTGCATCATCAATATCATTTTTGATTATGTTTTTATCCTGGTCTTTCACATGGGGGTTGAAGGCGCAGCTTATGCGACCATCATTGCCCAGCTTGTTTCAGGGCTTCTCTGTATCCCGGTGATAGTGCAAAAAATGCCCATACTCAGGATAGCCCGTACTGATCTTCGCTTAAACCGCAAAGAAGCCTGGGAGCATGTACGGGTGGGTTTTCCCATGGGCTTTCAGATGAGCATTATCGCCATTGGAGCTGTGACGGTTACGTATGCGCTTAACCGTCTGGGAGCTTTGGCAATGGCGGCTTTTACTGCTTCACAAAAGATAGACATGCTCTGCAGTATGCCCCTCATGTCATTCGGCACTGCCATGACGACCTATTCGGCCCAGAATTACGGCGCCAGAAAGATAGATCGTATTAAAACAGGGCTGATACAATGCGCCATTATAACCTGTTCTTTCAGTGTCTTTATGGGTCTCCTGTATTTTTTCTTCGGGCGTTTTTTCTCTGCCCTCTTTTTGGGCGCCGAGAAGGAAGCGGTCGAGCTTTCTTACACCTACCTCAAAATTAATGGTCTTTTCTATATTATGCTGGCATGGCTCTTCATATCCCGTCAATGCCTCCAGGGTCTTGGAAGAAGCGTAGTTACTACCGCTGCGGGGATCATGGAATTGGTAATGAGAATTTTTGCCGCCATTACCCTTTCTTTCTTTTTCGGTTTTACCGGAATCTGTTTTGCAAGCCCCCTTGCATGGCTGGGCGCCTGTATACCTCTTACCATTTCACTGGTTCTGGTGTTTAAGAAGCTTGACCGGCAGTCCCTGGCGGAAAAGAAAGCCAATTTGTATGTCCCTATCTAG
- a CDS encoding class I SAM-dependent methyltransferase, producing the protein MKAAKKAVKTWSTPVAREESRLIPCAICGGLSFKPYLQCEGFSYVRCTRCGLVQMNPQPLAEEVSLRYGTGHGADYLAYELENEKPFLELQLLALNDAGFWELKAGRVLDIGCATGTLLAELKKRGWDTAGVEICEEEAAYARRERSLDVRSLALEDARFAPASFDAVLASHVIEHLNDPGALVKEAGRILKPGGCFIVTTPNISGFQAKIFSGRWRSAIFDHLYLFSVKTLTELLKLNGFTIEKVKTWGGLAAGTAPRPIKRIADKVAKRFGFGDVMLIKASR; encoded by the coding sequence GTGAAAGCGGCAAAAAAGGCTGTTAAAACCTGGTCCACCCCGGTTGCCCGAGAAGAAAGCCGCCTTATACCCTGCGCAATTTGCGGGGGCCTCTCGTTCAAACCTTATTTACAATGCGAAGGTTTTTCCTATGTGCGCTGCACAAGGTGCGGTCTTGTCCAGATGAACCCCCAGCCCCTGGCAGAAGAAGTAAGCCTTCGTTATGGCACAGGCCATGGGGCAGATTACCTTGCATACGAACTGGAAAATGAAAAACCCTTTCTGGAACTTCAGCTTTTGGCCCTTAATGACGCAGGCTTTTGGGAGCTTAAAGCCGGCAGGGTGTTGGACATAGGCTGTGCTACAGGCACCCTGCTTGCTGAATTAAAAAAACGCGGCTGGGATACTGCAGGAGTAGAAATCTGCGAAGAAGAAGCCGCCTATGCACGCAGGGAACGATCCCTTGATGTGCGGAGCCTGGCCCTGGAAGACGCCCGTTTTGCCCCGGCCAGCTTTGATGCTGTTTTGGCCTCCCATGTAATTGAGCACTTAAACGATCCCGGCGCGTTGGTAAAGGAGGCAGGCCGCATTTTAAAACCCGGAGGCTGCTTTATTGTTACTACGCCCAATATTTCGGGCTTCCAGGCAAAAATTTTCTCCGGCCGGTGGAGATCCGCCATCTTTGATCATCTCTATCTTTTTTCTGTAAAGACTTTAACTGAATTGCTTAAACTCAATGGGTTTACAATAGAAAAAGTAAAAACCTGGGGGGGCCTTGCAGCAGGGACAGCGCCTAGGCCAATCAAGCGTATCGCTGATAAAGTCGCGAAACGTTTTGGCTTTGGGGACGTAATGCTGATAAAGGCTTCGCGCTAG